In the Armatimonadota bacterium genome, GCCCACCGATGGTCGCGTCGACAGCAGCGGTGTGACGTTCGCGCTGGCCCGGGGTGCGCGGCAGCGCGGCGTGCGGATCTACCCGAACACGCCCGTGCGGCGCATCATGGTCCGCCGCGGGCGCGTCCAGGCCGTCGTCACCGACCGCGGGATGATCCGGACGCCCGTCGTGGTCAACGCCGCCGGCATGTGGGCCGACCAGATCGGCCGCATGGTGGGCGTGCGGGTGCCGATCGTGCCGATGCAGCACCAGTACCTGTTGACCGAGCCCATCGACGGCGCGCACCGCGATCTGCCGGTCGTGCGCGATCCCGACCTGCGCCTGTACCTCCGCGAGGAGGTCCGCGGGCTGCTGGTGGGCGGTTTCGAGGCCGACCCTGCGCCCTGGGCGGTCGACGGCGTGCCCGAGGAGTTCGTCCACCGGCTGCTGCCGGTGAACTGGCCGATCTTCGAGCCGATCGTGCGCAACGCCGCCCGGCGGGTTCCCGCCTTCGAGCACGCGCAGATCGCGAAGATCATCAACGGCCCCGAGGCGTTCACCCCCGACGGCGAGTTCATCCTGGGCGAGGCGCCCGGCGTGCGCGGGTTCTTCGTGGCCGCGGGATTCTGCGCCTACGGCATCGCCGCCGGGGGCGGCGTCGGCCGGGTGCTGGCCGAGTGGATCGTGGACGGCCAGCCGAGCCTGGACGTCTGGCGCATGGACATCCGGCGGTTCGGTCCGCAGTTTGCCGACGCGGCCCACACCGTGGCGCGATCCGTGGAGGCGTACGCGCGCCGCTACGGCGCGGTGGCCCTGCCGTTCGACGAGTGGGACACGGGTCGCAACTTCCGGCACAGCCCGATCCACCCCCGCCTGGTGGCGTTGGGCGCCGCGCTGGGGGAGAAGGGCGGCTGGGAGCGTCCGAACTGGTTTGCGTACAACCTGCCTGCCGACGGGCCAGAGGGTGCGTTGACCGGCGCAGCGGTCGGCGCGGGAGCGTCTGCCGCAGCGGCCGCCGGCGGGGTGGCGGCAGAGGGCACAGCGCAGGCTGCGGCATCGTCTGCTGGGGCGCCGTTGGCAGGGCCACGCAGTGGGCCGTCGTCGCCCCGGGAGCCTGGGACATCGGCGTCTGCCGTGGAGCTCGACCAGGTGGCGTCCGCCCCCGCGACCTGGCGGCCGCGCGGCTGGTTCCGGCACAACTGGTCGCCGGCGATTGCGGTCGAGCACCGGGCGGTGCGGGAGGCGGCGGGGCTGTGCGACTTCACGTCGTTCTCGAAGTTCGAGCTCACGGGGCCGGGGGCCGTGGGGCTGTTGCAGTGGTTGTGCGACAACGACGTGGACCGGGCGCCGGGGACGGTGGTGTACACGCAGATGCTCAACACGCGGGGCGGGATCGAGTGCGATCTGACGGTGACGCGCATGACCGCGGACCGGTTCTTCGTGGTGACGGGGAGCGCGTTTGGGGTCCACGATCTGGACTGGATCACGCGCCACCTGCCCGACGACGGGTCGGTGGCGGTACGGGACGTGACGACCGAATGGGCATGTGTGGGGCTGTGGGGGCCGCGGGCGCGCGAGATCCTGGCGCAGGTCACCGATGCCGACCTGACCAATGCGGCGTTTCCCTACATGACGGCCCGGTGGGTGCGCGTGGGAGATGCGGACGTGTGGGCACAGCGGGTGACGTACGTGGGCGAGCTGGGGTGGGAGCTGTACGTGCGACCCGAGCAGGCGCTGGGCGTCTGGGACGCGCTGTGGGAAGCGGGGCGGCCCGCAGGCTTGCGGCCAGTGGGATATCGGGCCGTGGACTCGCTGCGGCTGGAGAAGGGCTACCGGTACTGGAGCGCGGACATCACGCCCGAGTACACGCCGTACGAGTCAGGCCAGGGGTTCTGCGTGAAGCTGGACAAGGGAAGCTTCCAGGGGCGCGAGGCGCTCGTGCGGCAGAAGGCCGAGGGGATCCGCCGCCGCCTGTGCTGTCTGGTGCTGGCCGACCCGCAGGCCGTGGCGCTGGGGAACGAGCCGGTGTTCGACGGTGCGCGGGTCGTTGGGCGGGTGACCAGCGGCGGGTACGGCTACACGGTGGGGGAGAGCCTGGCCTACGCGTACCTGCCGGTGGAACTGGCCCGGGTGGGCACTGCGCTGGTCGTTGAGGTCGACGGCGCCCGCGTGGCGGCGGTGGTCGCGCGCGAGCCGCGCTACGATCCCGAACACACCAGGCTCAGAGCCTGAACCGGGCCTCACCGGGCGGGATGCCTGCGCTGGAGGGCGGTGGGAACCTCAAGGGATCAGGCAACGTTGCCACGCGCTCAGGAAGAATCAACGTTGGTCTCCACCGTTCGCGCGTGGCTCTGTTGCAAGGATCGGCTCACCGGGCCGCGTGGTCCGGGGCAGCGGTCCGCCGGTACGGAAGGGGGGTGGAACGGCCGGGAGGAGAAGGTTGCGGTTCCTGGAATTCCAGGATCGCACGCACGGGCCAAGCGCAGAGGAGGGAGGACTATGCCACGCGAGGACGATCCGCTGTGGGCCGGGGAGGCTGCGCGCCTGTCGCGCAGGAAGTTCTTGCAGGTCGGGATGGGTGCCGCCGGTGCCCTGACGGTGGGCCCGCTGCTGGCGGATGCGGCACAGCGGCTGGCCGCCGCGGGCGCCATGCAGCCGCCGTCTGCGGCCAGCCAGATGAGCATGGCCGACCTGGTGGCCGCTGCCAAGAAGGAAGGGACGCTGAACGTCATCGCCCTTCCCCCCGACTGGGCCAACTACGGCGAGATCATGGCGACGTTCACCAAGAAGTACGGCATCAAGATCAACAGCGCCTCGCCCAACGCTTCCTCCGCTGAAGAGCTGCAGGCCATCAAGGCCCTCAAGGGCCAGAAGCGCTGTCCCGACGTGCTCGACCTGGGGCCGTCGTTCGCCATCCAGGGCAAGCAAGAGAAGCTGTTCGCGGCCTACAAGCACTCGCAGTGGGCGACGGTGCCCGACAGCATGAAGGACCCCGAGGGCTACTGGGTCGGCGACTACTTCGGCGTCATGGCGTTTGGTGTCAACCGCGACGTCGTCAAGACCGTCCCCCAGCGCTGGGCCGACCTCAAGAAGCCCGAGTACAAGGGCAAGGTGGCGCTCAACGGCGACCCGCGCCGCGCCGGCGCGGCGTTTGCGGGCGTGTGGTCGGCGGCGCTGGCCAACGGCGGGTCGCTGGACGACATCACCCCGGGCGTGGAGTTCTTCGCCGAGCTGAAGAAGCTGGGCAACTTCATCCCGGTGGACGCCACGCCGGCGACGGTGCAGAGCGGCCAGACGCCCATCACGGTGGACTGGGACTACCTGCAGATCGGGTACAGCAAGCAGTTCGCCGGGAAGATCAAGTGGGAGGTGGCGCTGCCCCAGGACGGCATCTTCGGCAACTACTACTGTCAGGCGATCACGGCCTGGGCGCCCAATCCCTTCGCCGCCCGGCTGTGGCAGGAGTTCCTGTACTCGGACGAGGGGCAGATCCTGTTCCTGAAGGGGTTCGCACACCCGGCGCGCTTCGACGACCTCGTGAGGCGCAACGTGATCCCCAAGGACCTGATGGCGCAGCTCCCGCCGCCCGAGCCGTACGCCAAGGTGAAGTTCCCCACGGTGGAGCAGACGAAGAAGGCCCAGAAGGTGGTGGCGGACCTGTGGGGTCCGAAGGTGGCGGGGAAGTAGTCGCGGGCACGGGCACGTAGGGAGCGCACGTCCATGGCGCAGCCGGCACCGCTGGCCGGCCGCGCGGTTGGCGCCGCGCCGGGGGGCCTGCGCACGCGCAGGCCCCCCGTGCTCGACCTGCTGCCCGTCGTCCCCTACTTCGCGTACACCCTGGCGTTCCTGCTCCTGCCCGCGGCGACGGTGCTCGTGGGCGCCTTCTTCACCCAGGACGGGCAGTTCACCCTGGCGCATCTGGCGGCGCTCCTGGAGGGCCAGCACCTGCAGGCGTACGTGAACAGCCTGCAGCTCAGCGCCGCCACGGCCGTGGCCGGCGGCGCCCTGGGCGGTCTGATGGCCTACGCCGCCGTCAGCCCCGGCGCCCCGCGCTGGATCCGCCCCACCCTCACGACCTTCGCCGGCGTGGCGGCCAACTTCGCCGGGGTGCCGCTCGCCTTCGCGTTCATCGCCACCCTGGGCACCGTCGGTCTGTTGACGCGGCTGCTGCAGGCGCTGGGGGTGGACCTCTACGGTGCCGGGTTCACCCTGTTCTCCTTCGCGGGCCTGGCGCTCACCTACACCTACTTCCAGATCCCGTTGATGATCCTGGTGATCGCACCCGCCCTGGACGGATTGCGCGTGGAGTGGCAGGAGGCCGCTGCCAGCCTGGGCGCGACCGGGGTCCAGTTCTGGCGGTACGTGGGGCTGCCGGTGCTGGCGCCCTCGGTGCTGGGCGCGATGGTGCTGTTGTTCTGCAACGCGTTCGCCGCCTACGCCACCCCGTACGCGCTCACCTCGGGCGTCGTGAACCTGGTGACCACCCAGATCGGCAACGTGCTGCAGGGCAACGTCCTGACCGATCCGCACCTGGGCCACGCCCTGGCGCTGGGCATGATCGCGGTCATCGCGGTGGCCATGGCGGGCTACGCGCTGCTGCAGCGGCGGGCGGCACGGTGGATGCGCTGACCGCGCGGGCGCGCGGCGCGGACTCCGTGGCGGAGCCGGGAGACGACCGGATGTGCGGCGCGGCGGAGGCGGCACGGGGTGGCGGAGGCACCCGGGGCGAGCGTGCGGTGAGGGCTGCGCCGTGACCGGACGCTTCTCGGCCTGGCGCGCCGTCTGGTTGCTGCTGGGCGGCTGCTACTTCCTGGTCCCGCTGGTGGCCACCGCGGAGTTCAGCCTGCGCGCCGGCGGAGGGCGCTACGACCTGTCGGCCTACGCCTTCGTGCTGCGCGATCCCCGCTTCCTCGAGAGCTTCCGGCTGTCACTGGTGCTGGCCCTGGAGACCATCGCGGTGGCCCTGGTCCTGCTGCTGCCCACGGTGTACTGGGTCCACCTGCGGCTGGCGCGCCTGCGCCCCCTGGTGGAGTTCGTCTCGGTGCTGCCGTTCGTCGTGCCGCCCATCGTCCTGGTGGTGGGCCTGCTCAACCTCTATCGGGGGGCGCCCGAACTGCTGGTCGGCTCGCCGCACTTCCTGGTCACCGGCTACGTGATCCTGGCCCTGCCCTACGTCTACCGGGCCCTCGATGCCGGGCTGCGCGCCATCGACGTGCACACGCTCACCGAGGCTGCCCAGAGCCTCGGGGCCGGATGGCTGACGACCATGGCGCGAGTGATCCTGCCCAACCTCCAGGGGGCGGTGCTGAGCGGGGCCTTCCTGACCCTGGCCATCGTGATGGGCGAGTTCACCCTGGCCAACGTCATGCTCTTCTCGACGTTCTCCGTGTACATCAACTACATCGGGGAGACGCAGGCGACGCCGGCGGCGGCGCTGACGCTGGCGAGCTTCGCCGTCACCTGGGTGGCGATGGCGGGCATCCTGGTGGTTGGCCGGCAGCTGGGCGGCCGGCAGGCGCAGATCGGCGGC is a window encoding:
- a CDS encoding ABC transporter substrate-binding protein, coding for MPREDDPLWAGEAARLSRRKFLQVGMGAAGALTVGPLLADAAQRLAAAGAMQPPSAASQMSMADLVAAAKKEGTLNVIALPPDWANYGEIMATFTKKYGIKINSASPNASSAEELQAIKALKGQKRCPDVLDLGPSFAIQGKQEKLFAAYKHSQWATVPDSMKDPEGYWVGDYFGVMAFGVNRDVVKTVPQRWADLKKPEYKGKVALNGDPRRAGAAFAGVWSAALANGGSLDDITPGVEFFAELKKLGNFIPVDATPATVQSGQTPITVDWDYLQIGYSKQFAGKIKWEVALPQDGIFGNYYCQAITAWAPNPFAARLWQEFLYSDEGQILFLKGFAHPARFDDLVRRNVIPKDLMAQLPPPEPYAKVKFPTVEQTKKAQKVVADLWGPKVAGK
- a CDS encoding ABC transporter permease subunit, whose protein sequence is MTGRFSAWRAVWLLLGGCYFLVPLVATAEFSLRAGGGRYDLSAYAFVLRDPRFLESFRLSLVLALETIAVALVLLLPTVYWVHLRLARLRPLVEFVSVLPFVVPPIVLVVGLLNLYRGAPELLVGSPHFLVTGYVILALPYVYRALDAGLRAIDVHTLTEAAQSLGAGWLTTMARVILPNLQGAVLSGAFLTLAIVMGEFTLANVMLFSTFSVYINYIGETQATPAAALTLASFAVTWVAMAGILVVGRQLGGRQAQIGGAR
- a CDS encoding FAD-dependent oxidoreductase, which gives rise to MEEEAQAVVIGGGIVGCSVAYHLAAMGWRDVVLVDKADLTSGSTWHAAGLVGQLRGTLSLTRIMMYSVELYARLAAETGHDPEWRQVGSLRLASSPLRMEENLRQAALARTFGLPVEVLGPRETLALCPLLSDRDLTGAVYMPTDGRVDSSGVTFALARGARQRGVRIYPNTPVRRIMVRRGRVQAVVTDRGMIRTPVVVNAAGMWADQIGRMVGVRVPIVPMQHQYLLTEPIDGAHRDLPVVRDPDLRLYLREEVRGLLVGGFEADPAPWAVDGVPEEFVHRLLPVNWPIFEPIVRNAARRVPAFEHAQIAKIINGPEAFTPDGEFILGEAPGVRGFFVAAGFCAYGIAAGGGVGRVLAEWIVDGQPSLDVWRMDIRRFGPQFADAAHTVARSVEAYARRYGAVALPFDEWDTGRNFRHSPIHPRLVALGAALGEKGGWERPNWFAYNLPADGPEGALTGAAVGAGASAAAAAGGVAAEGTAQAAASSAGAPLAGPRSGPSSPREPGTSASAVELDQVASAPATWRPRGWFRHNWSPAIAVEHRAVREAAGLCDFTSFSKFELTGPGAVGLLQWLCDNDVDRAPGTVVYTQMLNTRGGIECDLTVTRMTADRFFVVTGSAFGVHDLDWITRHLPDDGSVAVRDVTTEWACVGLWGPRAREILAQVTDADLTNAAFPYMTARWVRVGDADVWAQRVTYVGELGWELYVRPEQALGVWDALWEAGRPAGLRPVGYRAVDSLRLEKGYRYWSADITPEYTPYESGQGFCVKLDKGSFQGREALVRQKAEGIRRRLCCLVLADPQAVALGNEPVFDGARVVGRVTSGGYGYTVGESLAYAYLPVELARVGTALVVEVDGARVAAVVAREPRYDPEHTRLRA